The Haematobia irritans isolate KBUSLIRL chromosome 1, ASM5000362v1, whole genome shotgun sequence DNA segment TACAGGTTGTATGTCTTCCAAGCTACGTTGATTTGGCACTATGGATCTCTCTATGGAAATGATGCAACATGTCGTAACCACGATGGGAGGCCCAGCTCAATTTGAGGTTATGGTGGCACTTACCGGGACGACCTGTATAACTTTCTGTGCCTGATAATATTTTCAGCTCAACAATACCGAACTGCTGTAAATTTTTCCTCACAGACTTTTAGATTTTATCTGGTGTTTTTAATACTCCAAAGATGCATATTTCCTCTGCTGCCGAAAACCGGCATTcatgtacatatgtatatgtcTCTTCCTTAATTCGGGGGAAACCAGACcttgttgtaatttttatttcttctgccttttttattaatatttttattatttctgttttttttttttgtttgttttaatatgTCGAAAACTACGAGCTTTTTGTAATTTTCGTTTTTCCTTCAGTCAATATGTTGTTGGGCAcgcgtgcaaaaattttctctacaacaaTTATTGTAATTCGCACAAAGCCGCTCGCAACTGCGCCGACGGTAGTTATCAACAATTCACAATAGAGTTGATTCACGATATGGACAGAATGTGATTAACCGGGTATTCGGGAATTTTTGTGACcaataaaaattaagatttttacaagttttcttttttgtttgttttaacaaTGGACTGTATTACAATATTGGTTGAACAACTTAGGTTCGAAGGACCATGAATAATATATTAAGGGTTTTAAATTAAGCGCTAAAGCTCAAGATGAGAAATTGAGTGGAAAAATGGGGAACTAAGGTTCCTCGAGATTATGCATTGGACGGTGGAACTTAGGCTCCTGGGCTAATgggtcatttaatttattaccttCCCACGACGAATACTTACATGGGATATACTGGTTTTGTAAGAAGAGAGACAGAGACAAGAGATTTCGGTTTTGAGATGTGTTATTTTATTGATGATGTTATCCCGTCGATGGCTGGATGAAGAAAGAGGCGGAAACTTAGACTACATTTGACAGGTGAATtcagagtttttttttcagaaaagaaaggaGAAAGCAGAGttgctacttaaaattatgACAGCTTAAAACTATAATCTATTACATGTTAACGACTGGTCTAAAAAaggaaattcattttaatttatgtttatacaagAAATTCAATGTTAATTCAAAGTTCAAATTCAATATTTCCAAAACTACGCtaaacaagaagtttttcatataaaactttcaatttttttaggttttgggtggatttttcaattttttgggggtggtcacgaattaaagtccttttcgctctaggacgcttagtttaggagatatgggcaaaagaagtttttcataaaaaaatttcaatttttttaggttttgggtggatttttcaactttttgggggtggtcacgaattaaagtccttttcgctctaggacgcttagttaggagatatgggcaaaagaagtttttcatataaaaatttaaatttttttaggttttgggtggatttttgaattttttgggggtggtcacgaattaaagtccttttcgctctaggacgcatatttaaggagatatgggcaaaagaagtttttcatataaaaatttcaagttttttaggttttggatggatttttcaattttttgggggggtcacgaattaaagtccttttcgctctaggacgcatatttaaggtgatatgggcaaaagaagtttttcatataaaaatttaattttttttacgttttgagtggatttttcaactttttgggggtggtcacgaattaaagtccttttcgctctaggacgcatatttaaggacgcttagtttaggagatatgggcaaaagaagtttttcatataaaaatttcaatttttttaggttttgggtgaatttttcaattttttgggggtggtcacgaattaaagtccttttcgctctaggacgcatatttaaggagatatgggcaaaagaagtttttcatataaaaatttcaatttttttaggttttgggtggatttttcaattttttgggggtggtcacgaattaaagtccttttcgctctaggacgcttaatttaggaaatatgggcaaaagaagtttggtcgcgaattaaagtccttttcgctctaagacgcatatttaaggagatatgggcaaaagaagtttttcatataaaaatttaaattttttaggttttggatggatttttcaattttttgggggggtcacgaattaaagtccttttcgcactaggacgcttagtttaggagatatgggcaaaagaagtttttcatataaaaatttcaatttttttaggttttgggtggatttttcaactttttgggggtggtcacgaattaaagtccttttcgctctaggacgcatatttaaggagatatgggcaaaagaagtttttcatataaaaatttcaatttttttaggttttgggtggatttttcaattttttggggggtcacgaattaaagtccttttcgctctaggacgcttagtttaggaaatatgggcaaaagaagtttttcatataaaaatttcaatttttttaggtttggggtggatttttcaactttttgggggtggtcacgaattaaagtccttttcgctctagaacgcatatttaaggagatatgggcaaaagaagtttttcatataaaaatttcaatttttttaggttttgggtggatttttcaactttttgggggtggtcacgaattaaagtccttttcgctctaggacgcatatttaaggagatatgggcaaaagaagtttttcatataaaaatttcaattttttttaggtttttggtggattttccaattttttggggggggtcacgaattaaagtccttttcgctcttggacgcataattaaggagattttttgggggtggtcacgaattaaagtccttttcgctctaggacgcttagtttaggagatatgggcaaaagaagtttttcataaaaaaatttcaatttttttaggttttgggtggatttttcaactttttggggggggtcacgaattaaagtccttttcgctctaggtcgcttagtttaggagatatgggcaaaagaagtttttcatataaaaatttcaatttttttaggtttcgggtggatttttcaattttttgggggtggtcacgaattaaagtccttttcgctctaggacgcttagtttaggagatatgggcaaaagaagtttttcataaaaaaatttcaatttttttaggttttgggtggatttttcaactttttgggggtggtcacgaattaaagtccttttcgctctaggacgcatatttaaggagatatgggcaaaataagtttttcatataaaaatttcaatttttttaggttttgggtggatttttcaatttttttggggtggtctcgaattaaagtccttttcgctctaggacgcatatttaaggagatatgggcaaaagaagtttttcatataaaaatttcaagttttttaggttttggatggatttttcaattttttgggggggtcacgaattaaagtccttttcgctctaggacgcatatttaaggtgatatgggcaaaagaagtttttcatataaaaatttcattttttttacgttttgagtggatttttcaactttttgggggtggtcacgaattaaagtccttttcgctctaggacgcatatttaaggacgcttagtttaggagatatgggcaaaagaagtttttcatataaaaatttcaatttttttaggttttgggtgaatttttcaattttttgggggtggtcacgaattaaagtccttttcgctctaggacgcatatttaaggagatatgggcaaaagaagtttttcatataaaaatttcaatttttttaggttttgggtggatttttcaattttttgggggtggtcacgaattaaagtccttttcgctctaggacgcttaatttaggaaatatgggcaaaagaagtttggtcgcgaattaaagtccttttcgctctaggacgcatatttaaggagatatgggcaaaagaagtttttcatataaaaatttcaattttttaggttttggatggatttttcaattttttgggggggtcacgaattaaagtccttttcgcactaggacgcttagtttaggagatatgggcaaaagaagtttttcatataaaaatttcaatttttttaggttttgggtggatttttcaactttttgggggtggtcacgaattaaagtccttttcgctctaggacgcatatttaaggagatatgggcaaaagaagtttttcatataaaaatttcaatttttttaggttttgggtggatttttcaattttttgggggtggtcacgaattaaagtccttttcgctctaggacgcttagtttaggagatatgggcaaaagaagtttttcatataaaaatttcaatttttttaggtttggggtggatttttcaactttttgggggtggtcacgaattaaagtccttttcgctctagaacgcatatttaaggagatatgggcaaaagaagtttttcatataaaaatttcaatttttttaggttttgggtggatttttcaactttttgggggtggtcacgaattaaagtccttttcgcactaggacgcttagtttaggagatatgggcaaaagaagtttttcatataaaaatttcaatttttttaggttttgggtggatttttcaattttttgggggggtcgctctaggacgcttagtttaggagatatgggcaaaagaagtttttcatataaaaatttcaatttttttaggttttgggtggatttttcaaatttttgggggtggtcacgaattaaagtccttttcgctctaggacgcatatttaaggagatatgggcaaaagaagtttttcatataaaaatttcaatttttttaggtttcgggtggatttttcaattttttggggggggtcacgaattaaagtccttttcgctcttggacgcatatttaaggagattttttgggggtggtcacgaattaaagtccttttcgctctaggacgcttagtttaggagatatgggcaaaagaagtttttcataaaaaaatttcaatttttttaggttttttttttttttaaagtccttttcgctctaggtcgcttagtttaggagatatgggcaaaagaagtttttcatataaaaatttcaatttttttaggtttcgggtggatttttcaattttttgggggtggtcacgaattaaagtccttttcgctctaggacgcatatttaaggagatatgggcaaaagaagtttttcatataaaaatttcaatttttttaggttttgggtggatttttcaattttttgggggtggtcacgaattaaagtccttttcgctctaggacgcttagtttaggagatatgggcaaaagaagtttttcatataaaaatttcaatttttttaggttttgggtggatttttcaaatttttgggggtggtcacgaattaaagtcattttcgctctaggacgcatatttaaggagatatgggcaaaagaagtttttcatataaaaatttcaatttttttaggttttgggtggatttttcaattttttgggggtggtcacgaattaaagtccttttcgctctaggacgcatatttaaggagatatgggcaaaagaagtttttcatataaaaatttcaatttatttaggttttgtgtggatttgtcaattttttgggggtggtcacgaattaaagtccttttcgctctaggacgcttagtttaggagatatgggcaaaagaagtttttcataaaaaaatttcaatttttttaggttttgggtggatttttcaactttttggggtggggggtcacgaattaaagtccttttcgctctaggacgcttagtttaggagatatgggcgaaagaagtttttcatataaaaatttcaatttttttaggttttgggtggatttttcaaatttttgggggtggtcacgaattaaagtcctttatcgctctaggacgcatatttaaggagatatgggcaaaagaagtttttcatataaaaatttcaatttttttaggttttgtgtggatttttaaattttttgggggtggtcacgaattaaagtccttttcgctctaggacgcttagtttaggagatattggcaaaagaagtttttcatataaaaatttcaatttttttaggttttgggtgaatttttcaattttttgggggtggtcacgaattaaagtccttttcgctctaggacgcttagtttaggagatatgggcaaaagaagtttttcatataaaaatttcaatttttttaggttttgggtgaatttttcaattttttgggggtggtcacgaattaaagtccttttcgctctaggacgcttagtttaggagatatgggcaaaagaagtttttcatataaaaatttcaatttttttaggttttgggtggatttttcaaatttttgggggtggtcacgaattaaagtcctttatcgctctaggacgcatatttaaggagatatgggcaaaagaagtttttcatataaaaatttcaatttttttaggttttgggtggatttttcaattttttggggggtcacgaattaaagtccttttcgctctaggacgcttagtttaggaaatatgggcaaaagaagtttttcatataaaaatttcaatttttttaggtttggggtggatttttcaactttttgggggtggtcacgaattaaagtccttttcgctctacaacgcatatttaaggagatatgggcaaaagaagtttttcatataaaaatttcaatttttttaggttttgggtggatttttcaactttttgggggtggtcacgaattaaagtccttttcgctctaggacgcatatttaaggagatatgggcaaaagaagtttttcatataaaaatttcaatttatttaggttttgtgtggatttgtcaattttttgggggtgggcacgaattaaagtccttttcgcactaggacgcttagtttaggagatatgggcaaaagaagtttttcatataaaaatttcaatttttttaggttttgggtggatttttcaattttttgggggggtcgctctaggacgcttagtgaaTGAAAATGCCTCCGTCTTCGTCGAGGTTGATGAATAcactcaatttattttaaatttttcattcttaCATGCtatcttacaaaatatttcttaaccTATCGTCACAACAACTTATCCCCTAACTCATATACAAATAGAAACCCATTATAGATAACATTGATCTCTTCTCAAGTGACTTTGTCTTTGTGGGTGTCATAAAATTCATATGTTTATCTCTACTCTGAAAATCCCATGCATTAAACTCAAAATAAGTAACACACTAATAACAGAGTATACCACACAAACAGAAACATCTAAATACAATTGATAGGTTATCAACAATGTTCAACTAATATCCACGATTCTACCCagctatggacatatctgatTTTCCTTCGAGAGCAACATGTGTTTACTTACGATAAATGATGTTTGAGAAATTCAAACATTCTGCGCGGCCCCAAAGTGGAATGTACATCGTCCTCTAAGAACCGTTTAGGGTAAGTGGTGTGAAAGATGTGTCATCTATAAAAGGATCGTATTCTTCTTTGATTTCAGTGTTGTTGCATCACTTCTTCCTTATATTCAGGACTCGTGTCCTTGCCCGTTGATTTGAGCCTTCCCATttaatatggttcttgaatatacGTCTTACAAAGTGCTGGTCATTCGTTTTAGTTGATGAGTAGTTCTCCACACAAACGTTGTCCCTTACCACGTTTTCGTTTTCTGTAataccttcaaattttttatctctTTTTATCGTAGTGGTGgctacaaattttttatcactCCTATCGTTTGCTGAAATGGATCCAGATAATATCCATCCTAGCTTTGTTTCCTGCGCCAGCAGTTTATCTGTTTTGAGAATACCTTGTTGAACAAGTTCATGATAGACGTCACTCCCAATCAACACATCTATTCTGTCTGATGACGCAAAGTCTGGATCTGCAAGAGTAATGTTATCCCAATTATCAATATTGTACTCACACGTGGGATCTTGTTGTAGGGAAGCCAGTTTAGGAAACACCATTGCTTCTATGTTCAAAACATAGTCACTCATGAACCGTGGTTTGACATCAATATTGACTTTAGATTTCGCTTTGCCGACTATTACACCCCCAAGTCCCTGTAGAGTTACATCGGTTTTTAGTTTTGGGAGTTGCAGAATGTTTACGGCTTCCTCACTGATTAATGAGGTTTGCGCGCAGGGATCGATTAACGCTCTCAAAGTTATGAATCCGTTCTGATTCGATTTTACACGGATCTGTGCGGTTGCTATTAAAACGTGATGTGCTTCATTCAATGTTGTCAAAGTCGTTTCGCTGCTATCTTCAAAAGCCTCGGATTTATTAATATGTAGACTTGTGTGGTGTAGCCCTTTGCATGTAtagcaacttcttttgctcctaCATCTTCTTGTGGCTTTGTGAACCAAGCAATTACGGCATATCTCGTTCTTATTTACCCATTCTATTCTCTCCTGAACCCTTAAAGTGGCATATACTCTGCATTGGAACGTTTTATGTCCTGCCTTCCTACAATAACCGCACTTCAATTTGTTATCGTACTCAGTAGCTGTCGCTGGTTTAAACCTGAATTGCTTGAGTGATTTTCTTCTCTCATCTGTTGTCCATActgattttaatatttggtatcGTTGCTGCAGGAATTTTAGAATGTCACCGATGTCCTGAATTTCCGTAGATTTTTGTATTGTCTGCTCGTATTGCAGACGTGTTTCCACATCCAATTTTCGTAATATAATATGCGCAAGAATCGGATACGCATCTTCTAATTTCAAATTCATCGCTTTGATGCCTTCAATGCACTCAATCGATACATCCAGTAGTTGCGTAATACTGGCAGTTGATGACGAATTTATGTTCGGTTGATCGATAAGCTTGTCCAAATAATGGTTGAAAAGATTCCTTTTGTTGTCGTACCTTTGTTGCAAAGTTTCTAACGCTGTTTTGTATCCGGTACTAGACAACGGCATGTTTCGGATCAGTTGCCATGCGTCTCCTTTCAATGCAGTTTTTAACCGAAACATCTTCTCCTGATTAGATGAGTTCTCATCTTCGTGTATCAGAGTCCGGAATAGCCCATAGAATGTATTCCAGTCTTCCAGGCGTCCACTAAACTCCGGAATTCTTATTTTTTCCAACTTGATGGTCTTCTTGTCCGTTGATTCTAAAGCCATGGATGTTTCCATTATTTTCTCCTGTTCCTCATTCAAATCAGAGACTGCTTGCTCCCATTGGTCTTCCGTAAAATCGTTGACCTCTCCTTCTTTCACCATTTCCGTATGAATGTCACGGAGCCTCCTCATCTGATCTTCCAACCTCTCGTACTTTTTTTGTAAGTAGTATTTATCTCTTACGTTCTGTCCCTGTTTCATCATAGAATTTAATGCGGCCAGATTTACATTAAACGCATTTTCGAGCGACCTCATTTTCCTGCTTCCCATGTCTTTTAATACTTTATTCAACATAATTAAATTCGATGCTCATTCCTCGCGGTATGCCTTTACTCTTAAATCTGTTTTCGCAAGTACTTCTTGTTGTCGTGTTTTTTTTCGCTCGTCTCTTCGATCTATTTCTTCTGGTTTGCTTTTTTCGTCCTATGCTTTATTCGCTTAGTTTCATTCTCATTTTCGTTGAAAATTCGTTCCTTTTATCCCACGTAGTTTGGGTTTTCGCTTCGTCGTAATCTCGTTCTCATCCGTTGTTTTCTTCGGCTTGTTAGATCATCTCCTTTTCGTTACTCTCGTCTTCGTCACTCGTTCGTTCTTCCAACGTTTTCTTCGTAGCAGGATTTCTTTGTCTACTTAATTCTACTCTTTGATGTAGAACACCTTTCGCTGGTTCATTCTTTATTAAGAAAGGTTCGAAGGaccaaaaatgaatgaaaatgccTCCGTCTTCGTCGAGGTTGATGAATAcactcaatttattttaaatttttcattcttaCATGCtatcttacaaaatatttcttaaccTATCGTCACAACAACTTATCCCCTAACTCATATACAAATAGAAACCCATTATAGATAACATTGATCTCTTCTCAAGTGACTTTGTCTTTGTGGATGTCATAAAATTCATATGTTTATCTCTACTCTGAAAATCCCATGCATTAAACTCAAAATAAGTAACACACTAATAACAGAGTATACCACACAAACAGAAACATCTAAATACAATTGATAGGTTATCAACAATGTTCAACTAATATCCACGATTCTACCCagctatggacatatctgatTTTCCTTCGAGAGCAACATGTGTTTACTTACGATAAATGATGTTTGAGAAATTcaaacacttagtttaggagatatgggcaaaagaagtttttcatataaaaatttcaatttttttaggttttgggtggatttttcaaatttttgggggtggtcacgaattaaagtccttttcgctctaggacgcatatttaaggagatatgggcaaaagaagtttgtcatataaaaatttcaatttttttaggtttttggtggattttccaattttttggggggggtcacgaattaaagtccttttcgctcttggacgcatatttaaggagattttttgggggtggtcacgaattaaagtccttttcgctctaggacgcttagtttaggagatatgggcaaaagaagtttttcataaaaaaatttcaatttttttaggttttgggtggatttttcaactttttggggggggtcacgaattaaagtccttttcgctctaggtcgcttagtttaggagatatgggcaaaagaagtttttcatataaaaatttcaatttttttaggtttcgggtggatttttcaattttttgggggtggtcacgaattaaagtccttttcgctctaggacgcatatttaaggagatatgggcaaaagaagtttttcatataaaaatttcaatttttttaggttttgggtggatttttcaattttttgggggtggtcacgaattaaagtccttttcgctctaggacgcttagtttaggagatatgggcaaaagaagtttttcatataaaaatttcaatttttttaggttttgggtggatttttcaaatttttgggggtggtcacgaattaaagtcattttcgctctaggacgcatatttaaggagatatgggcaaaagaagtttttcatataaaaatttcaatttttttaggttttgggtggatttttcaattttttgggtggtcacgaattaaagtccttttcgctctaggacgcatatttaaggagatatgggcaaaagaagtttttcatataaaaatttcaatttttttaggttttgggtggatttttcaaattttttgggggtggtcacgaattaaagtccttttcgctctaggacgcttagtttaggagatatgggcaaaagaagtttttcatataaaaatttcattttttttaggttttgggtgaatttttcaattttttgggggtggtcacgaattaaagtccttttcgctctaggacgcatatttaaggagatatgggcaaaagaagtttttcatataaaaaattcaattttttaggttttgggtggatttttcaattttttggggtggtcacgaattaaagtccttttcgctctaggacgcatatttaaggagatatgggcaaaagaagtttttcatataaaaatttaaatttttttaggttttgggtgaatttttcaattttttgggggtggtcacgaattaaagtccttttcgctctaggacgcatatttaaggagatatgggcaaaagaagtttttcatataaaaatttcaatttttttaagtttttggtggatttttcaattttttgggggtggtcacgaattaacgtcattttcgctctaggacgcatatttaaggagatatgggcaaaagaagtttttcatataaaaatttcattttttttaggttttgggtggattgttcaattttttggggtggtcacgaattaaagtcgttttcgctctaggacgcatatttaaggagatatgggcaaaagaagtttttcatataaaaatttcaattattttaggttttgggtgaatttttcaattttttgggggtggtcacgaattaaagtccttttcgctctaggacgcttagtttaggagatatgggcaaaagaagtttttcatataaaaatttcattttttttaggttttgggtgaatttttcaattttttgggggtggtcacgaattaaagtccttttcgctctaggacgcatatttaaggagatatgggcaaaagaagttttacatataaaaatttcaatttttttaggttttgggtggatttttcaattttttgggggtggtcacgaattaaagtccttttcgctctaggacgcttagtttaggagatatgggcaaaagaagtttttcatataaaaatttcaatttttttaggttttgggtggatttttcaaatttttgggggtggtcacgaattaaagtcctttatcgctctaggacgcatatttaaggagatatgggcaaaagaagtttttcatataaaaatttcaatttttttaggttttgtgtggattttaaaattttttgggggtggtcacgaattaaagtccttttcgctctaggacgcttagtttaggagatatgggcaaaagaagtttttcatataaaaatttcaatttttttagggtttgtgtggatttttcaattttttgggggtggtcacgaattaaagtccttttcgctctaggacgcttagtttaggagatatgggcaaaagaagtttttcatataaaaatttcaatttttgtaggttttgggtggatttttcaattttttggggggggcacgaattaaagtccttttcgctctaggtcgcttagtttaggagatatgggcaaaagaagtttttcatataaaaatttcaatttttttaggttttgggtggatttttcaattttttgggggtggtcacgaattaaagtcgttttcgctctaggacgcttagtttaggagatatgggcaaaagaagtttttcataaaaaaatttcaattttttaggttttgggtggatttttcaactttttgggggtggtcacgaattaaagtccttttcgctctaggacgcttagttaggagatatgggcaaaagaagtttttcatataaaaatttcaagttttttaggttttggatggatttttcaattttttgggggggtcacgaattaaagtccttttcgctctaggacgcatatttaaggagatatgggcaaaagaagttttt contains these protein-coding regions:
- the LOC142232423 gene encoding uncharacterized protein LOC142232423, which codes for MRSLENAFNVNLAALNSMMKQGQNVRDKYYLQKKYERLEDQMRRLRDIHTEMVKEGEVNDFTEDQWEQAVSDLNEEQEKIMETSMALESTDKKTIKLEKIRIPEFSGRLEDWNTFYGLFRTLIHEDENSSNQEKMFRLKTALKGDAWQLIRNMPLSSTGYKTALETLQQRYDNKRNLFNHYLDKLIDQPNINSSSTASITQLLDVSIECIEGIKAMNLKLEDAYPILAHIILRKLDVETRLQYEQTIQKSTEIQDIGDILKFLQQRYQILKSVWTTDERRKSLKQFRFKPATATEYDNKLKCGYCRKAGHKTFQCRVYATLRVQERIEWVNKNEICRNCLVHKATRRCRSKRSCYTCKGLHHTSLHINKSEAFEDSSETTLTTLNEAHHVLIATAQIRVKSNQNGFITLRALIDPCAQTSLISEEAVNILQLPKLKTDVTLQGLGGVIVGKAKSKVNIDVKPRFMSDYVLNIEAMVFPKLASLQQDPTCEYNIDNWDNITLADPDFASSDRIDVLIGSDVYHELVQQGILKTDKLLAQETKLGWILSGSISANDRSDKKFVATTTIKRDKKFEGITENENVVRDNVCVENYSSTKTNDQHFVRRIFKNHIKWEGSNQRARTRVLNIRKK